The proteins below come from a single Rickettsia typhi str. Wilmington genomic window:
- the dnaE gene encoding DNA polymerase III subunit alpha, producing MQSEFIHLRTQSSYSFLESALTIEKVVELALLHKMPALCLSDRGNLFGSLEFALYAVKKKLQPIHGVILNIQYDINVFAQILLIAKDETGYKNLLKLSSLTFTKNDRKICDHINFEDLIKYQEGLIALCCYTDGIVGKCLLARKQEHAIMFARRLQAILGDRFYFEIMRHDLPEEQFIENSYIQIASELSIPIVATNKVLFSEKSMHYAHDVLLCISEGVTKEYPDRKTVSENCYFKSPAEMKKLFSDLPNAIQNTVNLRERCYFAAHPNPPMLPNFSTQDISETYLIRKYAKEGLLARLVTKFKAENISREHQEKLKTEYFTRLNYELDIICNMNFAGYFLIVSDFIKWSKKHGILVGPGRGSGAGSVVAWSLLITDLDPIKFGLLFERFLNPERISMPDFDIDFCQERREEVINYVCSKYGNNRVGQIITFGKMQAKAVIKDVARVLSLPYKCADYLTELVPFSAVNPVSLEQAIREVPELANAAKGKGLYNLEGDAELIKLVLDTSLILEGLHRHSSTHAAGIVIAGTDLVDIVPVYKDANSDMLIVGYSMKYSEIAGLIKFDFLGLQTLTVITNCKKLLKEQGIEIDFDDMTFDDNKTYQMLCKGKGVGVFQFESIGMKDALRRLKPDSIHDLIALGALYRPGPMENIPTYIACKHKLQQPDYLHKLLKPILEETYGVVIYQEQVQRIAQVLAGYTLGAADLLRRAMGKKIKKEMEEQEEIFVKGAIANNISQSQAKSIFATVAKFAGYGFNKAHAAAYGVISYQTAYLKANYPAEFLVACLNLELNNHDKINLFLQEAKDNGIKIIAPNINISEGYFSVKSSDTVITHNTKPLIPRLNNEIDIKDTAVKSLYYKDESTIIFALGAIKGVTPNFGKLVTDERKARGAFKSITDFIERLPPKSINSKLLENLIKAGCFDELHDNRLQLFLSVPKLIAYSTSYHQEQESNQFSLIKVSSLSPTILVSSNYADKNTLAFYEFESMGLFISNHPLTEYQEIFSRLNILNTRDLYNKLPNGTNQVTLAGVIQKKDSRMSARGRFVTLVLSDPENIFELTIFSEEVLKDYVHLLDVKSLVVVNCDIVKDEGGIKLTAKSFLSIEDAINNRQFELQLYPQNYAELEQIITLLVSRTGHGYQSNAKATIYLQSKDVKHFVAKITLSETFFLQVQDFEILSQYIR from the coding sequence ATGCAATCTGAATTTATACATTTAAGAACACAAAGCTCCTATTCTTTCTTAGAAAGTGCCTTAACGATAGAAAAAGTTGTAGAACTTGCTTTATTGCATAAAATGCCTGCTCTTTGTTTGTCAGACAGAGGTAACTTATTTGGCTCACTAGAGTTTGCATTATACGCTGTAAAAAAAAAGCTGCAGCCAATTCACGGTGTTATTCTTAATATACAATATGATATAAACGTTTTTGCACAAATTTTGTTGATCGCTAAAGATGAAACTGGTTATAAAAATTTACTCAAACTGTCAAGCCTGACTTTTACTAAGAATGATCGTAAGATATGTGATCACATTAATTTTGAAGATTTAATCAAATATCAGGAGGGATTAATAGCGTTATGTTGTTATACTGATGGTATTGTTGGCAAATGCTTGCTAGCCCGCAAGCAGGAACACGCGATTATGTTTGCTCGTAGATTACAGGCAATTTTAGGAGATCGTTTTTACTTTGAGATTATGAGACATGATTTACCAGAAGAACAGTTTATTGAGAATAGTTATATTCAGATAGCTTCTGAATTATCTATTCCGATTGTTGCTACTAATAAAGTGTTATTTAGTGAAAAAAGCATGCATTATGCACATGATGTATTGTTATGTATATCAGAAGGTGTTACTAAAGAATATCCTGATCGTAAAACAGTTAGTGAAAATTGTTATTTTAAATCTCCTGCTGAAATGAAAAAGTTGTTTTCTGATCTACCTAATGCAATCCAAAATACTGTTAATTTAAGAGAGCGTTGTTATTTCGCGGCACATCCAAATCCACCAATGCTGCCTAATTTTTCAACCCAAGACATTAGTGAAACATATTTAATTAGAAAATATGCAAAAGAGGGGTTGCTTGCACGGCTGGTTACAAAGTTTAAAGCTGAAAATATTTCTCGAGAGCATCAAGAAAAATTAAAAACTGAATATTTTACTCGTCTTAATTATGAGCTAGATATTATCTGTAATATGAATTTTGCTGGTTATTTTTTGATTGTATCAGATTTTATTAAATGGAGCAAAAAACATGGTATTTTAGTGGGACCTGGTAGAGGCTCTGGAGCTGGATCAGTTGTTGCTTGGAGCTTGCTTATTACTGACCTCGATCCGATTAAATTTGGTTTATTATTTGAAAGATTTTTAAATCCTGAACGTATTTCAATGCCTGATTTTGATATTGATTTTTGTCAAGAAAGGAGAGAGGAAGTAATTAATTATGTATGTTCTAAATATGGTAATAATAGAGTAGGACAAATTATAACTTTTGGTAAGATGCAGGCAAAAGCCGTAATTAAGGATGTCGCTCGTGTGCTTAGCCTACCTTATAAATGTGCTGATTATCTCACTGAGCTTGTTCCTTTTAGTGCAGTTAATCCAGTAAGCCTAGAACAGGCAATACGTGAAGTCCCAGAGCTTGCAAATGCTGCTAAAGGTAAGGGATTGTACAATTTAGAGGGTGACGCAGAGTTAATTAAGTTAGTGCTTGATACTTCGTTAATTCTTGAGGGATTACATAGACATTCATCAACCCATGCCGCAGGAATCGTAATAGCAGGGACTGATTTAGTTGATATAGTACCTGTATATAAAGATGCTAACTCCGATATGTTGATCGTCGGTTATTCTATGAAATATTCCGAGATTGCTGGTTTAATCAAATTTGATTTTTTAGGACTCCAAACTTTAACAGTTATTACTAATTGTAAAAAATTACTTAAAGAGCAAGGTATAGAAATAGATTTTGACGATATGACGTTTGATGATAATAAGACTTATCAAATGTTGTGTAAAGGTAAAGGAGTCGGGGTTTTCCAATTTGAAAGTATTGGTATGAAAGATGCGCTTAGACGTCTTAAACCTGATTCTATACATGATTTGATAGCCCTTGGTGCATTATATCGTCCAGGTCCTATGGAAAATATTCCTACATATATAGCTTGTAAACATAAATTACAGCAACCTGATTATTTACATAAATTATTAAAGCCGATATTGGAAGAAACATATGGAGTAGTAATATATCAAGAGCAAGTACAAAGAATAGCACAAGTGCTCGCAGGGTATACACTTGGTGCTGCTGATTTGCTTCGTAGGGCAATGGGTAAGAAGATCAAAAAAGAAATGGAAGAGCAGGAAGAGATTTTTGTAAAAGGAGCAATTGCTAATAATATTTCACAGTCGCAAGCTAAATCTATTTTTGCGACTGTTGCTAAATTTGCTGGATATGGTTTTAATAAGGCTCATGCTGCAGCTTATGGTGTTATTTCATACCAAACTGCTTATCTAAAAGCTAATTATCCTGCTGAATTTTTAGTAGCATGTTTAAACCTTGAATTAAATAATCATGATAAAATTAATTTATTCCTGCAAGAAGCAAAAGATAATGGTATCAAAATTATTGCACCTAATATTAATATTTCTGAAGGGTATTTTAGTGTAAAGTCTTCGGACACTGTTATTACGCATAACACAAAACCTTTAATACCTCGATTGAACAATGAGATTGATATAAAAGATACTGCGGTTAAGTCGTTGTATTATAAAGATGAAAGTACAATAATTTTTGCTTTAGGTGCTATTAAGGGCGTGACACCAAATTTTGGTAAGTTAGTAACAGATGAACGAAAAGCAAGGGGAGCATTTAAATCAATTACTGATTTTATTGAAAGATTACCCCCAAAATCTATTAACAGTAAATTGTTGGAAAATTTAATCAAGGCAGGTTGTTTTGATGAGTTGCATGATAATAGATTGCAGTTATTTTTAAGTGTTCCAAAATTAATTGCTTATTCAACTTCATATCATCAAGAGCAGGAATCTAATCAATTTAGCTTAATTAAAGTTTCTAGTTTAAGTCCAACTATTTTAGTATCAAGCAATTATGCAGATAAAAATACTTTAGCTTTTTATGAATTTGAGTCTATGGGTTTATTTATCTCTAATCATCCTCTTACGGAATATCAAGAAATATTTAGTCGTTTAAATATCCTAAATACTAGGGATTTATATAATAAATTACCTAACGGTACTAACCAAGTAACGCTTGCTGGTGTAATACAAAAAAAGGATTCTCGCATGTCGGCAAGAGGTAGATTCGTAACTCTTGTTCTTTCTGATCCTGAAAATATCTTTGAACTTACTATTTTTAGTGAGGAAGTGTTAAAAGATTATGTACATTTACTTGATGTTAAAAGTTTAGTAGTCGTTAATTGTGATATAGTTAAAGATGAAGGTGGAATAAAACTCACGGCCAAAAGCTTTTTATCCATTGAAGATGCAATTAATAATAGACAATTTGAACTACAACTTTATCCACAAAATTATGCAGAATTAGAGCAGATAATAACATTGCTTGTATCTCGTACTGGTCACGGATATCAAAGTAATGCTAAAGCTACAATCTATTTACAAAGCAAAGATGTAAAGCATTTTGTTGCAAAAATTACATTATCTGAAACGTTTTTTCTTCAAGTGCAAGATTTTGAGATATTAAGTCAATATATTCGATGA
- a CDS encoding UDP-glucose dehydrogenase family protein gives MNITFIGSGYVGLVSGIIMGYLGHNVTCFDNDDVKISKLNKKILPIYEAKLDEYLKQALESDRLKFTNIYSNDFRNVDAVFITVGTPSKELGEADLKYVYDAVDKVSKHINKDCLIVIKSTVPPGSCNNIIAYLKAKGFSFNVASNPEFLREGSAVEDFLYPDRIVVGVNNQESEALLRTIYAPLIEQGVKFLVTNLVTSELIKYASNSFLATKIAFINEMADLCEKIGANIKDLSQGVGLDQRIGRNFLNAGPGFGGSCFPKDILALNNLVENYKIDCKILKSVIKSNKLRPGNMVAKIATLLDGDLKGRNIAILGLTYKAGTDDVRASPAIEIITILLNKDVYVKAFDPIGLENAKKNLEHKNLLYFASAVEACESVDIIVIATEWSEFKELNWQEIYDLVKSPMIIDLRNILDNEVMKKIGFRYYAVGSKI, from the coding sequence ATGAATATTACATTTATCGGTAGTGGATATGTTGGATTAGTCTCAGGTATTATTATGGGTTATTTAGGTCATAATGTGACTTGTTTTGATAATGATGATGTTAAGATATCAAAATTAAATAAGAAAATATTACCGATTTATGAAGCTAAACTTGATGAATATCTTAAGCAAGCTTTGGAATCTGATAGGTTAAAATTTACAAATATTTATAGCAATGACTTTAGAAATGTTGATGCCGTATTTATTACGGTAGGTACACCTTCAAAAGAGTTGGGAGAAGCAGATTTAAAGTATGTTTATGATGCTGTTGATAAAGTATCAAAACATATAAATAAGGATTGTTTAATTGTCATAAAATCTACTGTCCCGCCAGGTAGTTGCAATAATATTATAGCTTATTTAAAAGCAAAAGGCTTTTCGTTTAATGTTGCTTCTAATCCTGAGTTTTTAAGAGAAGGGAGTGCGGTAGAAGATTTTTTATATCCTGATCGTATAGTTGTCGGTGTGAATAATCAAGAATCAGAGGCGCTATTGAGGACAATTTATGCTCCTTTAATAGAACAAGGTGTAAAGTTTTTAGTAACAAATTTAGTCACGAGTGAGCTTATTAAATATGCTTCAAATAGTTTTTTAGCAACCAAAATTGCTTTTATTAATGAAATGGCTGATTTATGTGAAAAAATAGGTGCTAATATTAAAGATTTGTCTCAAGGTGTAGGGCTTGATCAAAGAATCGGTCGAAATTTTTTAAATGCAGGACCTGGTTTTGGTGGCTCGTGTTTCCCAAAAGATATTCTAGCATTAAATAATCTTGTTGAAAATTATAAGATCGATTGTAAGATTCTTAAGTCAGTGATAAAGAGTAATAAGCTACGGCCAGGTAATATGGTAGCTAAAATAGCTACTTTGTTAGATGGAGATTTAAAAGGTAGAAATATAGCAATTTTAGGATTAACGTATAAAGCCGGAACAGATGATGTTAGAGCCAGTCCTGCAATCGAAATTATAACTATCTTATTAAATAAAGATGTGTATGTTAAAGCATTTGATCCTATTGGTCTTGAAAATGCTAAAAAGAATTTGGAACATAAAAATTTATTATATTTTGCTTCAGCCGTTGAAGCATGTGAATCAGTGGATATTATAGTTATTGCGACTGAGTGGTCAGAATTTAAAGAACTTAATTGGCAAGAAATTTATGATTTAGTAAAATCACCGATGATTATTGACCTTAGGAATATACTAGATAATGAAGTAATGAAAAAAATCGGTTTTAGATATTATGCAGTTGGAAGTAAAATTTAA